The Streptomyces noursei ATCC 11455 sequence GCCTCCCCCGCCCGTCCACGGGCGAAGGCGGCCAGCACGGTCTCGTCCGCTTTCCCGGGGCGCGGCTCCTGGGGGAGATGGCCGACCCTGCCGCGGCGGGTGACGCTCCCGCTGTCGGGGGTGACGTCCCCGGCCAGGACGCGCAGCAGGGTGCTCTTGCCCGCGCCGTTCGGCCCCGTGATCAGCAGGCGTTGGCCGGCCGTGACGGTCAGGCTCGTGCGGGCGAGCCGGCCCGTGACGGCGATGCCGGCGGCGTCGAGTACGACGCCCTGCAGGCCGCGGGCCCGCAGTACGGGGGTGAAGCGCAGCGGCTCCGGCGGGGTCGGGACCGGGTCGGCGAGGAGGCGGCGCAGCCGTTCCTCGGCGTTGTGGACCCGGCTGGCCAGCGACTGCTGCACCCGGCCGCCCGCCCGGTCGTAGGCCAACTTGTTGCCGTCCTTCATCGGACGGCCCGGGGCCACCTGGCGGGCGGTGGTCGCGGCGGCTTCGCGGAGCCGGTCGATGTCGGCCCGCCACCGGTCGTGTGCCTGAGCCCAGCGCTGCCGGGCAGCGGCCTTCTCGGCGAGGTAGCCGGGGTAGCCGTTGCCGTACCGCACGACGCGGCGCCGATCGGCGTCCACCTCCAGCAGGCTGGTGGCGACCCGTTCGAGGAAGACCCGGTCGTGGGAGACGGCCACCGTGGTACCCCGTCGGGTGCGCAGGTGTTCCTCCAGCCAGTGCAGGGCGCCGTCGTCGAGATGGTTGGTCGGCTCGTCCAGCAGCAGCACCTCCGGCGCGGCCGCCAGGACGGCCGCCAGCCGCAGTCTGACCCGCTCTCCGCCGGACAGGCTGCCCACGGCACGGTCACGGCCCACCAGGCCCAGACCGAGACCGTGCAGCGCACGTTCCACGCGGGCGTCGGCGTCGTAGCCGCCGCGCAACTCGAAGACCGTCATCAGCTCGCCGTACTCGGCCAGGCCCGACGCGTCGCCGTCGGCCATCGCGGCCTCCAGGCGGCGCATGCGCCGCTCGACGGTGCGTAGATCGCTCAGGGCCCGGTCGATGACCTGCTGGACGGTCGCCCGCGGCGCTGTCCGTTCGCCCTGGGAGAGATAGCCCACGCCGCCGGCGGCCTGGACGACGACCTCGCCCTGATCGGGGCGTTCACGCCCGGCGAGCAGGCGCAGCAAGGTGGTCTTGCCGGATCCGTTCTCGCCGATGATCCCGGTGCGCTCGCCCGCGGCGAGCGAGCAGGTCACCGAGTCAAGGACGGGCCTGCCGTCGAAGGACTTGCTGACGGCGAGCGCGCTGATCTGTGTAGGCATACGGGGACTCCAGAGCATTCGAGAACGAGGCGGCCGTCCTGGGCCGTATGGCCGGGTGAATGCTGTGGAAGAACATCGATCACTCCACTAGTGCGACAACTGCTGCTTTAAGATGCTGCCACAACGTCGTCCCTCCGAGCAACGGACTATTCAGCGATGCCCCCCACCGACCCAGAACCAGAAGGCGCCAGCCCGCCGACCCGGCGCCGCCCGGGCGGCCGCACCGCCCGCATTCGTCGACAGGTGCTCGACGCGGTCCTCGCCGAGCTCGGCGAACACGGCTACGACGGGCTCACCACCGACACCGTCGCCGCCCGCGCCGGCGTGCACCGCACCACGGTGTACCGGCGCTGGGGCGACGTCGGCGGCCTGCTCGCCGACGTCCTCGACGCGGCGAGCGACGATGACTGGCAACCACCGGACACCGGCTCGTTGGAAGCCGACCTGACCGCACTGAACCAGGAGATCCAGACAGCCCTGACCGCCCGACCGCCGATCGTGACCGCACTGATCGCCGCCTCGTTCCGCTCCGAGAAGGCCGCCCACGCCCAACAGCGGCTCTGGGAGGACCGGTACGCGCGCTGCGAGATCGTCGTCGGCAGGGCCGTCCGGCGCGGCGAACTCCCGCCGCACACCGACGCTCGGCGGCTGCTCATCGCCGCCACCGCACCGCTGTACCACCACCTGGTGCTGCTGCGCACCCCCCTCGACCCGCAACTGCCCGGCCAGGCGGCCAGAACCGCCGCCCTCGCCGCAGGTGCCGGTGCCTTCGCCGAGCCCCCGTCGGCGGGCGACACCTGAGCGAGACTTCACCGGCCCCGTACCTCCTTGGAGGCTGGAACGCCGTGCCCGGGAACCGCACGGTCTCGCCCCCCGCCGGACGCCGGGTGGTCGAGACCGTGCCTCGGCGGACGCCCCGGCCCGACGGGCGCCGTGTGATCTGCTCAGGCAGCTCCGTCCGTCGAACCGGACCGTGCGGAGCGGGTCAGCGGACCCAGGTGCCGGTGACGTCCTGAACGGCCGAGCCGTCGCAGTCGGCGAGCTTGGTGCCGACGAACTCGCGGGCCCATGCGGAGGTCTGGATCCGGAAGGCCGGGCGGTCGCCGGTCAGGGCCTCGACGATCGGGGCGGCGGCCTCGGCCGGTGTCTGGGCGTTGCCGAAGGACTGCTGGGTACGGGCGATGTACGCCTGGAGGGCGGGAGCGTAGGGCCCGGCCGCGGTGAGCAGGGCGTCGACGTCCAGGCCGAGGTTGGCGACGAACTCACTGGCCACCGCGCCCGGTTCGACCACGGCGACATCGACGCCGACGGTGGCGGCGACGGGGGCGAGGGACTCCATGAAGCCCTCGACGGCGAACTTGGCCGCGCAGTACGCCTCGTTGAAGGGCTGGCCCACGACGCCGCCCACGCTGGTGACGGTGATCACGCGGCCCCGGGAGGCCCGCAGGTGGGGGAGTGCGGCGCGGGTGGTGGCCACCACGCCGAAGAAGTTGACCTCCATGGCGGTGCGCACGTCGTCGACGCTGCCCTGTTCGATGGTGCCGAGCTGGGCGGCGCCGGCGTTGTTGACCAGTGCGTCGAGGTGGCCGTGCTCGGCGATCACCTCGTCCAGGCAGGCGGCGATGGTTGCGTGATCGACCACGTCCAGGCGCTTGACCTGGATGCGGCCGGCGACCCCGTGCTCGGCGGCGGCCCGCAGCAGGGCCTCCCCCTTGGCGGTGTCGCGCATGGTGGCGATGGTGGTCCAGCCGGCCCGGGCGGTCGCGACGGCGGCGGCCAGGCCGATGCCGGAGGACGTGCCGGTGATCAGGACGGTCTTGGGGGTGGTCATCGAGGGTTCTCCTCAATCTGGGGCAAGCGGGTGCCGGGGAAGTAACCGGGGAGTTCTCCGGTTACTTCCAGACGGTAACCGGGGGACTCTCCGGTTGTCCAGGTAGACTGGTCCCTCCTGACGAAGGGAGACGTCGTGACCGCCCACCCGAGCCCGCTGCGCGCCGATGCCCGCCGTAACCGGGAGCGCATCCTGGAAGCCGCCGTCCGCGCCTTCTCCGAGAAGGGAGCGGACGTCCCGCTCGACGCGATCGCCAAGGCCGCGGGCGTCGGCTCCGGCACCCTCTACCGTCACTTCCCCACGCGAGAGGCGCTGGTCGAGGCGGCCTACCGCAACGAGCTGGCTCGGGTCTGCGACAGCGTCACGCAACTACTGGCCGACTTCCCGCCCGATCGGGCGATGCGCCTGTGGATGGACAAGTTCATCGACTACCTGGCCGCCAAACAGGGCATGGCGGAAGCCCTGCGGGCCGCGGTCGCCTCCGGCGCGGACCCCTTCGCCGAGTCGCTCGACAGGCTCACCACCGCGCTCAGCGACCTGCTGCACGCCGGCGCCGAGGCCGGTCTCCTGCGCGCCGACATCGACCCCCTCGACGTCGGCCTCAGCCTCTCCGGCGTCGCACTGGTCACCGGCGCTCCCGACCAACGTGAACGGGCCGGCCGCCTCCTCGACCTGCTCCTCGACGGCCTTCGCTACGGGACACACCGGTAGAGCCCAAGGGCCGCGAGCAGGGCGCGGCGATCCCTCAGGGCGGGGCCGCCGGTGCGATCGTCGAGGCACCGGAACGCCATGCCGACTCGTCTTTCCCGCTACGACGACGGTGCCGGTCGCGGTGATCGACGAGGGGAGTATGAGTGGCCCCGGCGCCAACGCCGTGGCCAACCTCGCCACTTATGAACCAGCGGCACCACCACCGGCCCGAGCCCGGCGACACCGGTGCCCCGGAGGCCGACCGAGGACGGCTGCGCGCCCTCCTGCTCAACTCGCTCACCCCGGGCACCGTGCGTTGGGGCCACTCGGTCGACCGGGCCGTCCCGCTGGCCGACGGCACCGTCCGCCTGGCATTCACCCACGGCACCGTCGAGGAGTTCGCCCTGGTCGTCGGTGCGGACGGTGCCTGGTCGCAGGTGCGCGCCCCTCTGCTGGGCATGTCCGAGGGCTTCGACGAGGGCCTGTGCGATCTGATGCGCCACAACGACGGCGCGTTCGTCAACCGGCCCGTGTTCGTCCTCCCGGTCCCGCACGCCTGGAACCGCGTCCCCAGGGCATCGGCCACGCCATCGCCACCGGCCTGGCCCGCGCGGGCGCCCATGTCGGCGTCAACGGCCGCGGCGAGGAGCGCGTCGCGGACGCCGTCCGCACCGTGAGCGCCGACTCCGGCAGTGACGACGTCATCGGCGCCGTGGGCGACCTGGCGACGGAGCGGGGCACCGCTGCCGTGCTGGAGGCCGTGCCCACGGTCGACATCCTCCGCGAACTCGTCGGCGACGAGCTGCCCTGGGACGAGGCGCAGCATGCGTTCATGGTCAAGTACCGCCCGCAGTCCCTGCTGCAGCGCCTCATCGAGCCCGAGGGGATCGCCAACCTGGTCGTCTACCTCGCCTCGCCCCGCGCCTCCGCCACCACCGGCGGCGCGGTGCGCGTCGACGGCGGCTATGTCGACTCCATCTTGCCCTGAGCCGGGCCCCCGGCTTCCCACCCTGTGGCCCGGCCGCCCCGCTCCCGGCCGGCGTCGGGCTCGGCAACATCACCCGGACCGCCGGTCTGGGTTTTCATCGAAGGCCGGGCAGGAAGGATGCCTCGATCCGCCGTCGGATCCACCAGGTGGAGGAGGAAGGCAGACGATGGCCCCAGACGAGCTGTTCGCGCTGGATCAGGTGACCGTGCGGCGTGGTCGTGCGGTGCTGCTGGACGAGGTGACCTGCCGGCTCTCCGCGGGGGTGTGCACCGCGCTGATGGGGCCGTCCGGGGCGGGCAAGTCCACCCTGCTGCGGCTGCTCAACCGGCTGGAGGAACCCACCGCCGGCCAGGTGCGCCTGCACGGCCGCCCCCTCCCCGACGGTGACGTCCTCGCCCTGCGGCGCCGGGTCGGGCTGGTCGGACAGCAGCCGGTCCTGCTCACCGACCACGTCCCGGACGAACTGCGCGTGGGCCGCCCCGACCTGACCGAAGGCCAGGCGCGGACGCTGCTGGAGCAGGTCGGCCTGCCCGCCGCCATGCTCACCCGCCAGACGGCCGGGCTGTCCGGCGGCGAGGCCCAACGCCTCTGCCTGGCCAGGGCGCTCGCGGTCGGCCCCGAGGTGCTGCTGCTGGACGAACCCACCTCCGCGCTGGACGCGGCCAGCGCCAAAGCCGTCGAGCGAACGGTGCGCCGCCTGGTGGCCGCAGGGCTGACCGTCATCCTGGCCAGCCACAACATCGCGCAGGCCCGCCGGATCGCCGACGAGGTCCTGGTGCTGCGGGCCGGGAAACCGGTGGCCCACGGAGCCGCCGCGGACATCGACTACCTCAAGGAGGAGTCATGAACCCCGCCGTCCCCACCTGGGCCGGAGTCGCCGCTTCGGCCGCACTGGTCCTGCTGGCCGTGGCGGTGGCCTGGCACGGTCGGCTGCGCCTGGCCCGTGACATCGCCATCGCCGCGATCCGTGCCGGCGCCCAACTGGCCGCCGTGGGAGCCGTGTTGCTGCTGGTCTTCCAGCATACCGGTCTGGTCGGGGCGGGCGGCTGGCTCGCCCTGATGGTGCTCGTCGCCGGCCAGGTCGCCGCCCGCCGCGCCCGGGGCCTGCCCCGCGCACTGCCCATCGCCACCGCCGCTATCGCCGCCGGGGCCGCCGCGACGCTCGGCGCCCTGCTCGCCCTCGGCGTGATCGCCGCCCAGGCCCGGGTGGTGATCCCCGTCGGGGGCATGGTCGTCTCCGGCGCCATGCAGGCCACCGCACTGGTCCTGATCCGCCTGCGGGACGAAGCCCGCACCGCGCGGCCGGCCATCGAGGCCCGCCTCTCCCTCGGACTGCCGGCGACCGACGCCTTCGCGCCCTACCTGCGCACCACCCTGCGCACCGCGCTGATCCCGGCCGTCGACTCCACCAAGACCGTCGGCCTGATCAGCCTGCCCGGCGCGATGACCGGCCTCATCCTCGCCGGCGTCGACCCCTTCACCGCCATCCGCTACCAGATCGTCGTGATGTACATGCTGCTCGCCGCAGCCGCCCTCGCCTCGCTCACCGCCGGCCGCCTGGCCGAACACGCCCTGTTCGACGACGCCCAGCGGCTGCGCCCGCTCACCACCGAACCCCGGCGGGAACGCGCATGACGGACACCCAGCTCCGTTCACCTGCGCCCACCGCGGGCCGTCCGGGCTGTCCGGGCCGCGGTCGACACCGCCTCAGGCTCCCGGCGGGGGAGGGGCGTCTGCTCGACAACCACCGCTGACCGCACGCCCGTACGCGCCGTTTCGGGCACAGACGTCGCCTACGCCGCCTCCTCGTCGGAGCGGAACGCCGCCGCTACGCCCGGCCCTTGGAGCGGGCCAGGTGCCTCCAGCCGTCGCCCGTGGCGAACGCCGCCACCAGGTCGGCACCGCGCGCCGCCAGCAGGCGCCTGCGCTCCCAGCGCGAACGCGGCCGGACGCTTGCCCGGGCGCCCTGCGGTGGTTGCGCGAGAGCGGTGAGGCGCCGACCGGCCTGGGCAAGGTCGGCCAGGATGCGCTCCCGATGACGCTCGCTGCGCGCGCTGCGCAGCGCGGTGTACAAGCCCTCGATCTCTGCCACGGCCGCTCCGACGTGCAGATTGGTGCTGCCTGTCGACGACATCCCGCCCCCCGTCACCTATGACCTCCTTGATACGAGCTATGAGTCGACGCGGGAGACACTTGCCCAACTGCGCAACCCTGCAACCCTGATGTGTGACACGAAGACGAGGAGGCCGTTTACGCCACGTTGACGGGGGTGGTGTGGTCTGTCGAAGCGAGGGCGAGGGATCAAGGGCGCCGTTGGCCTGCCCGGCGGCCGCGGACCGGGTTAGGGTGTTTGCATGGATGCGCAAGTCGGGGCGTGGGATTCAGCCGGTGCGGAGCGGGCGATCGCGG is a genomic window containing:
- a CDS encoding TetR/AcrR family transcriptional regulator, which translates into the protein MTAHPSPLRADARRNRERILEAAVRAFSEKGADVPLDAIAKAAGVGSGTLYRHFPTREALVEAAYRNELARVCDSVTQLLADFPPDRAMRLWMDKFIDYLAAKQGMAEALRAAVASGADPFAESLDRLTTALSDLLHAGAEAGLLRADIDPLDVGLSLSGVALVTGAPDQRERAGRLLDLLLDGLRYGTHR
- a CDS encoding SDR family oxidoreductase — its product is MGHAIATGLARAGAHVGVNGRGEERVADAVRTVSADSGSDDVIGAVGDLATERGTAAVLEAVPTVDILRELVGDELPWDEAQHAFMVKYRPQSLLQRLIEPEGIANLVVYLASPRASATTGGAVRVDGGYVDSILP
- a CDS encoding ABC transporter permease, with the protein product MNPAVPTWAGVAASAALVLLAVAVAWHGRLRLARDIAIAAIRAGAQLAAVGAVLLLVFQHTGLVGAGGWLALMVLVAGQVAARRARGLPRALPIATAAIAAGAAATLGALLALGVIAAQARVVIPVGGMVVSGAMQATALVLIRLRDEARTARPAIEARLSLGLPATDAFAPYLRTTLRTALIPAVDSTKTVGLISLPGAMTGLILAGVDPFTAIRYQIVVMYMLLAAAALASLTAGRLAEHALFDDAQRLRPLTTEPRRERA
- a CDS encoding FAD-dependent oxidoreductase, giving the protein MNQRHHHRPEPGDTGAPEADRGRLRALLLNSLTPGTVRWGHSVDRAVPLADGTVRLAFTHGTVEEFALVVGADGAWSQVRAPLLGMSEGFDEGLCDLMRHNDGAFVNRPVFVLPVPHAWNRVPRASATPSPPAWPARAPMSASTAAARSASRTPSAP
- a CDS encoding ABC transporter ATP-binding protein; translation: MAPDELFALDQVTVRRGRAVLLDEVTCRLSAGVCTALMGPSGAGKSTLLRLLNRLEEPTAGQVRLHGRPLPDGDVLALRRRVGLVGQQPVLLTDHVPDELRVGRPDLTEGQARTLLEQVGLPAAMLTRQTAGLSGGEAQRLCLARALAVGPEVLLLDEPTSALDAASAKAVERTVRRLVAAGLTVILASHNIAQARRIADEVLVLRAGKPVAHGAAADIDYLKEES
- a CDS encoding TetR/AcrR family transcriptional regulator, with the translated sequence MPPTDPEPEGASPPTRRRPGGRTARIRRQVLDAVLAELGEHGYDGLTTDTVAARAGVHRTTVYRRWGDVGGLLADVLDAASDDDWQPPDTGSLEADLTALNQEIQTALTARPPIVTALIAASFRSEKAAHAQQRLWEDRYARCEIVVGRAVRRGELPPHTDARRLLIAATAPLYHHLVLLRTPLDPQLPGQAARTAALAAGAGAFAEPPSAGDT
- the abc-f gene encoding ribosomal protection-like ABC-F family protein, translating into MPTQISALAVSKSFDGRPVLDSVTCSLAAGERTGIIGENGSGKTTLLRLLAGRERPDQGEVVVQAAGGVGYLSQGERTAPRATVQQVIDRALSDLRTVERRMRRLEAAMADGDASGLAEYGELMTVFELRGGYDADARVERALHGLGLGLVGRDRAVGSLSGGERVRLRLAAVLAAAPEVLLLDEPTNHLDDGALHWLEEHLRTRRGTTVAVSHDRVFLERVATSLLEVDADRRRVVRYGNGYPGYLAEKAAARQRWAQAHDRWRADIDRLREAAATTARQVAPGRPMKDGNKLAYDRAGGRVQQSLASRVHNAEERLRRLLADPVPTPPEPLRFTPVLRARGLQGVVLDAAGIAVTGRLARTSLTVTAGQRLLITGPNGAGKSTLLRVLAGDVTPDSGSVTRRGRVGHLPQEPRPGKADETVLAAFARGRAGEADGHAERLLSLGLFDRDRLTVPVGRLSTGQLQRLALARLLSEPCDVLLLDEPTNHLSPALVEELETALAEYDGALVIVSHDRRLRRRWQGAHLALQATATAATTC
- a CDS encoding SDR family oxidoreductase, whose translation is MTTPKTVLITGTSSGIGLAAAVATARAGWTTIATMRDTAKGEALLRAAAEHGVAGRIQVKRLDVVDHATIAACLDEVIAEHGHLDALVNNAGAAQLGTIEQGSVDDVRTAMEVNFFGVVATTRAALPHLRASRGRVITVTSVGGVVGQPFNEAYCAAKFAVEGFMESLAPVAATVGVDVAVVEPGAVASEFVANLGLDVDALLTAAGPYAPALQAYIARTQQSFGNAQTPAEAAAPIVEALTGDRPAFRIQTSAWAREFVGTKLADCDGSAVQDVTGTWVR